The genomic segment GCATTGGTAAGTTCTCTTGGGGTTGAAATCAGTCGTACTATTGAGCTCAATAATGGCTCGTTAGTGCCGAGCTTTCGAGCTGATTGGTTCCATAATTTTTCTGCCAAGGGAGAAAATACCATCGCCACCTTGCAAAGCGGTGAATCTTTCAGTGTTGATGGTCGCACGGCAAGCGAAAATGCCCTGGAATTAGCCCTTGGTTTAAGGGTACTGGTCAGCAATAAGCTACACGGTTATTTTGAATATCAATACACCTTTGCCGACAATTAAAGTGGAGCCCATTTACTAAGCACAGGACTCAGTTATTATTTTTAAGAGACAGACCATGTTCACGGCAGAGATCGGTTTCAGATCTACTATTTTTCTCCATATTATCATATTAAGTAGATACTATGGAAAGAAAGGACAAACAGAGATGCGCCCGCCGGAACTCTGTTAAGGGCAAGGGTGGGTAGCGGCGTCAGTAGCGTAGCGGCGAGCAAGCGGAGGCCCCCCTCCTGACCTCTCCCGCAAAAAAAAATCCCATATTACACGATAAAATAAGATATCATCTTACTAACTGCTACGAAACGTTAGACCCTAATGAGCTTCACCCTTGCCCATGTGTCCATTTCAAGCTCAGGAAAATCAAACTGCCGAAGATTTTTTTGCCACCATCTATTCAATATCGTGCAGACCTTAAAAAAATAAGCCTATAGCTAACAGGCTAAATTATATGGGATCCCAATGCGCAAAACGAAATTATACCTGGCCCTTGCCAGCTTAATGCTGGCCACCCCAGCCCACTCCTATGAAACAATTACTGTCGGAAATTTTGAAGCTCAACTTCTTGCCCCTGGAGAATCAGCATACGCCATAGGAGCACAAACTAGTGAAGGTGCTTATACAGAGGTGGGGGACAGAAGAATAATAACAGGAACCGAAGCGTGGACTGAGGGGCATAGAGATGCTATTAGCAGAAGCCTGCAAGCACTCGAACAGAGTTTTGCCATGGGTAGCCCAAAAAGAAAGATGCAGATTGCCTTTGCTCTAAAGAAAGGGAAAGAGGCAAATCTCGGGGACTCACTCGGCACCCTGATTTACGATCAATATTTGACGAAGATTATTTCAACAGGAGAGTTGCTCCTGCGTGACAATAGCCCTACAGACAAGATCCTGGGTAGTGTAGACGATACTATCAACATATACACATCTACTCCTCTACACTACGGGCCTGATGCTCCTGGCCACGATCAATATGACTTCCAGTCAACGGTAACCCATGAAATACTTCATGCCATGGGTATTATGAATGGTAATGACACCGATGGCAGCTATCCAAATGGCATCACAAGATGGGATTCATTGTTAGAAGATGGTAAGGGTGGACATCCTACTCCCGAGAATAGCCCCTCTATGACGACTACCGGTAAACTCGGTACTGTCTTCTGGACAGGGGCGGCTGCCAAGGCTACCTATGGAGGCCCTGTCCCTATCCAAACTTTTGCAGATGGATATAAAGAAGGTAGTTCTCTTGGCCATCCAGGTCCTGCTGGAGAGCTGATGACTTACCAGAGCGATTACTTAGAATTCCCAAGAGCTCCGAACAAGCTGCTGCTTGATATGTTTCGAGATATGGGGTGGAAGATAAATGAGGCGTACTACAATAGTTTTGGTCCCACCTATTACAGCAATAATAGCCGCATAAGCAATACGAATAACTTCGAAACAAGCCATAGCTACACCTACGGTATGTATGTTAATGGTAATTATAATCTTATTGAGCAAAGTGGTAATTTAAAAACAACGAAGGAATATTCTAACACCCTACATATATATGGAGATAAAAACATAATCAGGGTGAGCGGCAAACAGTCTGCCGAGGCAAATTACTCTCACGCTCTTTATGCTTTTGGTAGATATAACCAGATATTTATAGAAAGAGAGGGGGCTCTGGCCGCTAGGGGAGATGGCTCTGTTGGTATTTTACTTTTTGGTGCTGATAACACTATTTTTCACTCTGGAACTATCAAGGCGAGGGATGGAGCGACAGCCATTAGGATTGACAATCCTTTTGCTCACCAGGCCCAAGGGGGACATGTTCTAAATGCATCACTGCATATTCAAACCGGCTCAGAAATAGTTGGGAATATTATTAATAGTGCCTCTGGTATGGCAGATATGACCTTTGGCAGTAATTATGCCAGTGATGGTATTAGCTCTAGCCCTGACCCTGATTTCAATTTTTCCTATAATGATGAGATACGAGGGAATTGGCATCATACTATTACGGCAGGAAAATTAAATTTAGGCGCTTCGGCTATTATCGAAGGCAATATGGTGAATTATGGTACGCTAGCTGGTAATGGCACCATTATTGGTGATGTTGATAGCGCGGGTATTATCGCCCCGGGTAATTCTATTGGCAAACTAACAATTAACGGAAATCTTAGCCAAACCAGTAGCTCTGATTTACAAATAGAATTTGGTGACGGTGGCTACGATCAGCTTGTGGTGAGCGGTACAGCTCATCTTGACGGCGCACTTTCATTAATCCCCATTGGTTACCTGGCCCCCGGTACCCATCAATTCATCAACGCAGGCGCCCTTGCCGGTAACTTTGCCACTGTAAATAACTTTTCCAGCAGTATCCTGCAAACCTCTGCTGCCAGTTTAAATCCCAGCAATTTCACCCTAACGCGCAGGAGTTACGCATCGGTAAGTGAAAGCCAGCAGCAAAGTCTAGCCAGTGCTTTTGATAGAGCTCGACCGACTGCAAGCGGAGATATGGCAGATACTCTCAATCTGATGGATCTGATGGATCTTACCGATATCAGGCAGGCAGCAGACGATTTTTCACCTTATTTTTACAACTCTGTTACCACAGCAATTTTAGAAAACATCAGAACAAGATCAACTTTCTTGCAAAACAAGATAAGAGGAGATGAAGCAGATCGTCAATCGCCACTCTGGTTCTCGGGCTACGGCGGTACTACTCAGTACGACAAGACAATTACCAGCAACGATTTTAAAACAAAATATGCCGGTTTTATGCTGGGCTTTGACAGACAATTTGCATCTGGATTTCAGCTAGGAGCCGCAGGCGCTTTCACTGATTTTTCTCTGAAGGAAAAAGCCACCACCAGCAAGGCAAGGGGTTCTGTTTATGATGGCTATCTTTACGGTTCATGGTCACCACAGGCAAATGATGCGTTCTACCTGCAATCAACTCTAGGCATTGGCCTTACTGACTCTAAAACCAATCGCAATATACCCTTTCTAGATAGAACAGCCACTAGCGACCACGATGCAATCCATTACTCTGCCTTTCTTGGCGGTGGTTACAAACAGCAGATAGGCAATTGGTCTCTTGAGCCACGGGCAGGGTTTGAGTACATCAATCTTGATGAAGACGGCTGCACAGAATATGGAGCAGGAGCCGCCTCCCTTGCTGTTAACTCAAAAGATTCCGATGCATTGGTAAGTTCTCTTGGGGTTGAAATTAGTCACACCTTTGATCTCAATAATGGCTTATTAGTGCCGAGCTTTCGAGCTGATTGGTTCCATAATTTTTCTGCAGAGGGAGAAGACACCATTGCCACCTTGCAAAGCGGTGAAACTTTTAGTGTTGATGGTCGCACAGCAAGCGAAAATGCCCTGGAATTAGCCCTTGGTTTAAGGGTACTGGTCAGCGATAAACTACACGCTTATCTCGAATATCAATATACCTTTGCCGACCATCAAAATGGAGCCCATTTACTGAGTACAGGACTGAGTTATTATTTTTAAGGGATGTTTACGGCAAAGTTCGGCCATAGAGACACCACCTTCAGCGACGGGAAATAGCAACAGCGGAGCGGCGAAGGGAAAGTTAGAAGGAAAAAGCGGAGTGACGGCAGGGGTGCAAGTGACTGACGTAGCTCACCTCCCCCTCAACCCCGTCCCGGCACCTTAGAGAATGGGTGGCTCCTGGCAAAACTCAGGATATAGCTTTTTTGCACACTCCGGACAGATACCATGACTGAATTCTGCCTCTGAATGATCCCTTATGTATGACTCAATTTCACTCCAGTAACCCCTGTCATCTCTAATATTCTTGCATGACGCACAGATGGGCAGGAAACCACTGAGTTGCTTTACCTTATCAAGGGCCAATTGCAGTTCTGTAATCAATCTCTCGCTTTCAGCTTCTGCATTTTTTATTTCAGTAACATCCAGGATTGCCCCTACCAGGCCTGTAACCTGTCCATCTGTTCTCTCGAAGGTTGCCTTGTGGCAATATAACCTGACGATTACTGGCATGAGTTTTACTTTTAACTTCAAATTCATAAATTTGAGTTCCGGGCTTATTGATAAGATCGGAATCTTTTTTATGATAAATGTTGGCAAGATTGGCAGGGGCAATATCATAGACAGACTTTCCTATGATCTCTTTTCTGGGCATATCCATGAAATCTTCATAACTCTTATTACATCCTACGTAAATGCACTCTTCATCTTTGTAAAAAATTGGCACAGGGATTCTGTCTAAAAGTTGCTGCTGGAAGTAGAGTGATGCTGCCAGCTTTTGTTCCGCGGCTTTCTGTTTCGTGATTAGCCTGGAACTGACTAGACCGAACAGAACAAAACATACCAGAACCAATATCCTGATAAATATTTCACCTTTCGAAATATCTGTCGCTAAGAACTCAATAAATGACCCTTTATTAAATAGCAAATAGTCCACCATGACGTGACCTGCACAGATAAAAAGACCCATGAGAATAGCCAATGAGATGATCTTGTTTTCAGTCTTCATAGCTAGCCTTCTCCTTTTATAAAAACAGGGTATTGCTCGTGCGTAGACATTATGATCTCTTCTTTTTATTGTAGAAATATTTTCTTAGCCACTCGCATGCAAAACTGCTCAAACCAGAATTAATTTTATATGGCTCATCATTATCCCCACTTCTTGAAGTGATACCCTATCGGTTTAACAGGAACAAGATGAACCTGCAAAGGGTTTCCCTCTCAGATATCAAACTTTTGCAGTAAGGCAGCTTGTAGGGGGGAGGGATTTTGCTCCGTTACACGGGCAAGGATGGATAGCAGCGACGAACCCCCTTCACCTCCCCCTTTTCTCCTCCCCCTTATTTTCAAGGGGGAGGTCGGGAGGGGGTTGAAGGGGGAGGTAAAGGGGGGAGGAGGAGAGTGCCTAGAAGAAGAGCCGAGGTTCCTTGCGAGTGCGGCAGTTATTATGCAGCTTCAAAGCCAGTTCGGCAAGAGCCGGAACGGCAAAGGAGATGGCGGACGTCGGGCAGCTCTTAATGCAGGCACAGCAACGGATACAGTCACCGGCCTCAAAGAGTATCTTGCCCTCGACAGCACTGATGATCCCTGCAGGACAGACCGAGGTACAGGTCTCACAAAAGTTACAGAGAGTTGAATCGACCTGCGGAGTATAGTCCACCGGTCCAACGCCCTGTCGATATTCCGCATTGCCGGGCACCTGGAGGGCTGAATCACCACTATGGGCAAGTCTCTCTGCTACCTCTCGACCAAACTCTTTGGCGGCGAGGAGATCTGCCTCATCCGGTCTACCGGCACCGATGGGGGTATTGCTGGTGGAGTAGGAGTGTTCGCCGATAAAGGCGGCGGCAGCTAAGGGGACAAAGCCCTGAGACTGGGCCAGATCCTGCAACTCTAGAAGGGCATCCTCAAAATCACGATTACCGTAGACCACCACCAGAACGGCAGGGGTTCCTGCCCCCCGAATTGCCTCCAGACGCTTACGGGCCAGGGGTGCTATTCGTCCGGCATAGACGGGAACAACTATAATGGCCAGGGCAGTGGCAGGTAGTGCCTCTTCTGCCGTGGCAAAGGTAAGGTCATGCCTGTGGAAGGCTGGACCGGCAAGCTCTTCGGCAATACTATAGCCGATGCTCTTTGAGGTATTTGTGGGGGAAAAATATATGAGATGGGTACTGTCTGTATGATGCATCGTGTCACCTTTTGAAAAACGTGAAAGCTACTCAGCCACAGCACTCGAAAAGGGTACTGCGGATATAATACAGGGTGTAATTATTAAGACTGTTGGAAGGCCTCAACGACAAAACACCCCTTGGTAAAAGCCCCTTAAAGGAGTTCAAGACCAGTAGAACAAGCCTAGAGGCTATAAATAAAGCGTCTGTCCACCTTGCCACTGGCCGTCCTGACCAGTTGGGAGACATAGATGATCTGCCGGGGCAGGGCATATTTATCCAGTACCTCCGCAAGCATGAGACACATCTTTTTTCGGAAGAGATCCTGTTTGGATCTGCTCAGATAATAGATATCGGCCGACTCTATGACCAGAATAATCTTCCGGCCCAGACGACTGTCAGGACTTGAGGTCAGCAAAAATGGATAGTCAAGCAGATGGACAATGCGGCTCTCAAGCTCTTCCGGGGAAAATTTAATTCCGCCTGAGTTAATGATATTATCCCAGCGCCCCAACCAGCGAAAGCCTCCGGCACAAAGCGCTGCCATATCGTTACTGATCAGAGCTTGGCCTACCACCTCACCATCCTCCACCACCAGACAGCCACGCTCATCACAGGCGAACTCCACCCCCGGCAGGCCTCGATAAATATCATCGACACCAATTTTTTGCAGGGCCACATGGGAGCAGGTCTCTGTCATGCCATAGCCCAGATAAAACTCCGTCTCCGGGCAGGCCAAAATCAACTCCCGCAGGGGGGCTGAAACCTCGGCCCCGCCGAGGAGAACAGTCTTCACCCGGACAGTATAGCCAATATCCCGCAGCATATTTTCCGCCTGAAGGGGAACCATGGCCACAAAGTCAATATCGTCACTAAATTTTCGGTGGGGATTGCCCTCGGGGGCGATGGTCAGAAGCTCGGCCCCGGAGACCAGGGCCCTAATAAGCATCATCTTACCGGCAATATATTCCGCCGAGAGACAGAGGGCCAGTCGACTGACCTCCGAGATATGAAAAAAAGCACAGGTCCGACGGGCAGAGGCCAACATGGCCCTCTTGGCAAGCTGAATAGGCTTGGCCTTTCCGGTGGAGCCAGAGGTATACTGCTCTATACTCTCCGCAGACTGCCACCAGGCAGCCAAAAAGGTGAAAATATTCTGCCGCCAGAGGGGCAGATCGAGGAAGGCCTCGCTCTTAAGCAGGGAGGTAAGAGATTCAGCATCATAGATCTTTCCATCAATTTTAACAGAGTCCATCGGCAGATCCTTTAAGATACCCCCAAAAGTCCCCCGTCCACGGCAAGGTTTGAGGGAAGATTATTGGTATATAGCTGGCCTGTCCCCAGCCCTTGGGGCATGGTGGGCTGATAGAGGGCCGTCCACTGGGCAATGGCGGCAAGCCCCAGATTAGATTCAAGGGCCGAAGTGATCCAGAAACCGATACCACGCTCTCGAGCAAGCTCTATCCACTGTCCGGCATAGTGAAAGCCACCAAGCAGGGATGGTTTGAGAATGATATACTGGGGCCTGATGGCATCGAGCATGGCAGAACGCTGTTCAGCCCCTAGCCCGATCAGCTCCTCATCCAGAGCAATGGCCAGAGGAGAGTTGGCACAGAGAGCCGCCATCTCGGACCATTGATGCTGGCGAATGGGCTGCTCAATGGAGTGAAGATGGAACTGACTGAGACGCTTCAGTCTTTGTGGGGCATTGGCAGGCGAAAAGGCACCGTTGGCATCGACCCGAATCTCCAGCTGCTGCGGAGAAAAGCTCTCACGAATGCCGGCGAGAAGGGCACACTCTTTATCGAAATCAATGGCCCCAATCTTCAATTTCAGACAGCCATAGCCCTCGGCCAGCTTGGCCTCGATCTGTTCCTGCATAAAAGCGGCCTCGCCCATCCAGATCAGGCCATTGACCGGAATCCGCTTTTCACCACGAGTAAAGTCCGAGGCGAACCACTCCTGCCTGCCTCCAGAGAGCAGATCCAGCAGGGCCATCTCCAGGGCAAAGCGCAGGGCAGGAAAGCGACCATCGGTTGAGACCTGCCAGGAATCCAAAATTCCGGCAATATCGGTCAGAACAGACCTGTAGTCAGAAAAATCCGCCCCCCCCCTCTCAGCCAGAAACTGGCGGAGACGAATTGGCTCCTCGGCCCGAAGTCTCCGGGCAAGGAGATCAAGCTCTCGCCCTATCTGCTCCTCGGGATCAAGAGAGAGTCCCGGAATAAGGGATACCTCCCCCTGCCCTCCGTGACCGTCAATATCCAGACGGACAAACCAGGTGGGCTTACTGGTGAGCACTCCACGGGAGGTGCCCGCCGGTCGCTTAAATATCAGATCACTGCGTCTATAGCTCAGTTCCATGCCAGACACCTTATGGGAATTTAGGAAACTGATCGAAATCCGGCTCGCGTTTTTCCAGGAAAGCGTTCTTGCCCTCCTGAGCCTCTTCCATCATATAGAACATCATGGTGGCATTACCGGCAAGCTCCTGGATACCGGCCTGACCGTCAAGCTCAGCATTAAGACCCGCCTTGATCATGCGCAGGGCCATGGGGCTCCGTTTGATAATCTTTTCACACCACTCAACGGTGGTATCTTCCAGCTGTTCCAGAGGAACAACCTTATTAACCATCCCCATATCCATTGCCTCCTGAGCAGAGTACTGATCACAGAGAAACCAGATTTCCCGGGCCTTCTTCTGGCCAACCTGACGGGCAAGATAGGAGGAACCAAAGCCTGCATCAAAACTGCCCACCTTGGGTCCTGTCTGACCGAATTTGGCATTTTCCGAGGCAATGGTCAAATCGCAAACCACATGGAGGACATGGCCACCGCCAATGGCAAAACCATTTACCATGGCAATAACGGGCTTGGGCAGGGAACGGATGGCCTTTTGCAGATCGAGGACATTAAGACGGGGCACTCCGTCCTTACCGATATAACCACCGGTGCTCTTCACATTCTGATCACCACCCGCACAGAAGGCCTTATCGCCTGCACCAGTAAAGATCACCACCCGCACGTCCTGACACTCACGGCAATAGACCATGGCTTCAAGCATCTCTTTATTGGTATCGGGGGTAAAGGCGTTATAATAACGAGGACGATTAATGGTTATCTTGGCGATACCATTAAAAATCTCAAACTTAATCTCTTCATACTCTTTTATTGTTTTCCATTCTCTCATGGCTGTTTCCTTCGTTATATTATAGGGGGTAAAATTAATGGGAATCTTAAAAAATTAATATTTTCCATAAGGGGCACATGGAAAATTTTACCACAGGCATCGTTAATACCGAAGTCTACGCTGAGCTTCGATAATAGCCTTTTTCAAAGTTCCCTAATCTCTTTTGGTCGGATCAACAAACACCTCAAGAACCAGAGGGCCATCCTGCAGTCCTAAGAATTCCTCGGAAAAACCATCTATCTCCGAGGCCAGGCAACGGCGATAGGCCACGCCATATGCCTCTATCATCTTACCTATCTGCACAGGATGATGAGCGACAAAAAAGTCCTGATAGCCGGGACTGACACTGGGCCCCTTCAGCCTTCTAAAAATATCACCACCCTGATTATTGAGAATAACAATACGCAGGTTGGAAGGCAGATTGCGGTTCCAGAGGGCATTGGAGTCATAGACAAAGCTCAGATCACCCAAACAACAGAGGACCAGCTGATCCGTTGCCAGGGCAACCCCCACGGCGGTGGAGAGACAGCCATCAATGCCCGCCACCCCTCGATTGCTATGATAGAGAAGATCAGCTCTGGAGGCCAGTTTTTGGGCATGACGCACGGACATGGAGTTGCCCAGATGGGCAATACTACCTGCGGGCAGTTGGCCCAGCAGTCTCTTCAGAACCAGAAACTCATCATCTTGGTTCTCAGCAACTCCCTCGGGCAGAGCCCAGAGATCACGAAAACCGGCAGCTGGCTCCACCTGCTGAGCAAGACGGCGAAAAAATGTTGTGGGGGCAAGATCAAGTTCTGCACTGAGGCACTGATAGGTATCAATACCCATCTGGGCAGGATCGAGGCGAAAGTGAAAGGCCGGTTTAAACTCCCGCAGGAGGAGCTTGATGTGCTTTGCAACCAGATGACCGCCAAAGGAGATAAGACAGTCAGGGGCCAGAAGAGATCTGGATGCCTCATCACAGGCCAGAAGCACGGCATCTGGTCTGTCCACCAGCCAGGGGCCGACGATATTGGCCGTGTTTTCGGCAATAATGGTCACAGTTTTGTCCGGAGCAAATCGAGCCAAAAGGGCCTGAAGCTCAGCATCGGCCACGCCCTGTCCACATACAATCATCCGCCGCTTGGCACCTCGCCAGGCAGACTCCACCTCCTGCCAGAGAGCTGGACTCATACCCTTGGGCTCTGCTAGCTGCAGAGGAGAAAGAGCAATAAGGGACTCAGCCATCAATTCGCCTCCATAGAGGGGTTCATCGAGGGGAATATTGATATGAACGGGGCCAAAGCAGGGAGAGAGGGCGGTAGAAAAGGCCTGAGCTATGACTCGCGCCGACAGTTCCAGCTCCGCCACAGTTTCCGGTTCTTCAGGCAGGCTATAACTACCCTTAACAATATTGGCAAAGAGGTTATCCTGGCAAATGGTCTGACTATCCTGCTGACCAACCAGACGGGCCGGACGATCGGCTGAAAGAACTATAAGGGGGGCCCGCAGATAGTAGGCCTCGGCAATAGCCGGTCCATAGTTGAGCAGAGCCGTCCCCGAGGTACAGAGCACTCCCACCGGGGCCTGTAGTTCCGTTGCCAGACCGAGGGCCACAAAGGCCGCTGATCGTTCATCGACAATGCTCAGGCACTCTATCTGGGATGAAGCAGCAAAGGCACGGATAAGGGGGGCGTTACGGGAACCAGGAGAAATCACCAAATGGCGCATGCCATGGGCGATACAGTGATGAGCAAGGTCTGAAATATGTTGTTTTGCACGCATATTATCTATTGTATGAGGCTTCCGGCCATTGGCCGGGGTCAGTAAGGCAGACCCTGCACAGACTGACAGGAATTTAATTATCCAGGGCGGAGAGAATAGTCTTGGTCTTCAGTACAGTTTCCGTCCACTCATCCTCGGCAACAGAGTCCGAAGTGATGCCACCACCGACATATACCTGAGCATAACCTCTGCATACCTGCATACAGCGCAGATTCACATAAAGAGAAATCTGTTCCGGAGATATATTTACCGGCCCCAGAAAGCCCGAGTAGTACTGGCGATCGTGTTTCTCCAAACCATGGAGGAAGGTACGGGCCGCCTCCTTGGGCATACCACATACCGCCGGGGTGGGATGGAGGGCCTGAAGCAGCGGGCTTAGCTTACCACCTATCTCATGTGAATCACAGGAAAATTCTGTGCATAGATGGAGCATATTGCCAGCCTGACGTGGATAGGGCAGGCCCCTCTTAACCGACTTCAGATCAAAGCTAATGAGAAGATCATTTATATAATCGGTGACATACTGTTGTTCCTGTCTCTCTTTCTCTGACCAGGCAGAAAATTTTTGGTTTTCGGGAGTGTTTTTTCGAGTGGCCGCAAGAGCGATGGTTTGCAACTTCCCCTGCCCGACCGAAGCCAGAATCTCCGGAGTGGCTCCCAACCAGAGATGCCCATCCGCCTGAAAGATATAGACGAGGGAGTGGGGATAACGAGCACACATTCTTATATAGGTGGCCACCACCTTTTCCCGAATATCGTCCCTAATAATCTCCACCCGAGAGAGTACGGCCTTGGCAAACCGACCCGCCTCGATGGCCGTAACCAGACTGTCCACCTCCTGCAGATACTCCGCATGGTCACACTGATAGGTCTCACCAATGTCTCCGCAACCATTAAGCGAATTACCACCAAACTGCTCCAGTCTGGCAAAAAGAGACTCATCTGGAGCATCACCTACTGAGATCAGATCCGGGGAGATAAGGATGGGACGGCAGGAATCGCTCTCGACAAAGGGGGCAATGGCAAAGCCCCTCTGCTCAGATATTTCATGATCAACACTGAGCCTCAGGGGCTCTCCGCCATCCTGGGCCAGGGTAACAATATCACAGCCCGGCTCTCGATAAGAGGCAAAGCAGAGTTTTTTATCCAGACAGAGCTGAAGCAGTTGAGGCAGGGTTTTCTTTATAGGTTTCATGGGGTCAACCAGACTATGCCTCAGCCGCAAGCTTTACGGTGATACGACAGAGGGCAACGGTCTTACCCATCTCTGTCTCCACCCGCACATCCCAGATATGACTAGTCCGGCCCCTATGGACAAGCAGGGGCTCGGCGTAGACATAGCCCTCACGCACCGATGAGAGAAGAGAGGCATCAACATGATAACCAAAGGCCGCCATATCTCTGTCTGTACAGGAAGAGGCGACACTGGCAACGGTCTCGGCCAGGGCAATGGTAGCGCCTCCATGCAGATAGCCATGGGGTTGTTGGGTGCGGCTATCGACCTTCATCCGCGCTCGGGGGACACCATTTCTATATGAGATGAATTCAATACCCAGATTCTGGATCATTGAATCCTTACAAATTTTATTTATTTCGTCTAAAGTCATAAATATAGAGACCACATTCCAGGCAATAAACTTCACCAAAATAGTACGTTAAATAGAGCGTTCAAGATGCCCAGACTGTAGTCCCTCCCCCGTTCTATGGCAAGTTTTTTCTTTAAGGAGATGTCTTGCCGAAAAAGGCCCTGCAAAAAGAAAACCCACTTTTTCTCCGCCTAAGAAAAGGGCCAGGACTAAACAGCTCGCCCATAAAAGGGCCTCGCCTCCTCCAGGAATAATCTCTTCTCCTCTCCTTATCGCAAAAAAGTCTTTCATCTTTTCCTGTTTCCAACTATAAGAAAGCTGTGTGTGAAGTGGGCTCATGATCGCCCCGACTTTCGCAGTCGGAGAGGAAAGTCCGAACTCCGCAGGGCAAGATGGTTCGTAACACGAACACTGGGTGACCGGTGGAAAGTGCCACAGAAAATAGACCGCCTGGTTCGCCAGGTAAGGGTGAAACGGCGAGGTAAGAGCTCACCGCTTTCACGGTGACGTGGAAGGCAGGGCAAACCCCATCTGGAGCAAGACCAAATAGAGAGATGTTTGAGGGCGGCTCCGTCCGAGATCTCCGGGTAGGTTGCAAGAGGCGTCGGGCAACCGACGTCCCAGTGAAATGATCATGGCTCCCTTCGGGGAGAGACAGAATTCGGCTTATAGCCCACTTCGCACATTTTTTTTCGTCTCAAAACAAGGAAACATCTCACCGCAAGACAGGAAAATGAAAAACGGTGCAGTCATCATACCCGCAGCAGGTAGCGGCACACGGATGAAACTGGATTACCCCAAACAGTATCATGCTGTTGCGGGGACTCCCATTATCGTTCACACCATACG from the Desulfotalea psychrophila LSv54 genome contains:
- a CDS encoding autotransporter outer membrane beta-barrel domain-containing protein; the protein is MRKTKLYLALASLMLATPAHSYETITVGNFEAQLLAPGESAYAIGAQTSEGAYTEVGDRRIITGTEAWTEGHRDAISRSLQALEQSFAMGSPKRKMQIAFALKKGKEANLGDSLGTLIYDQYLTKIISTGELLLRDNSPTDKILGSVDDTINIYTSTPLHYGPDAPGHDQYDFQSTVTHEILHAMGIMNGNDTDGSYPNGITRWDSLLEDGKGGHPTPENSPSMTTTGKLGTVFWTGAAAKATYGGPVPIQTFADGYKEGSSLGHPGPAGELMTYQSDYLEFPRAPNKLLLDMFRDMGWKINEAYYNSFGPTYYSNNSRISNTNNFETSHSYTYGMYVNGNYNLIEQSGNLKTTKEYSNTLHIYGDKNIIRVSGKQSAEANYSHALYAFGRYNQIFIEREGALAARGDGSVGILLFGADNTIFHSGTIKARDGATAIRIDNPFAHQAQGGHVLNASLHIQTGSEIVGNIINSASGMADMTFGSNYASDGISSSPDPDFNFSYNDEIRGNWHHTITAGKLNLGASAIIEGNMVNYGTLAGNGTIIGDVDSAGIIAPGNSIGKLTINGNLSQTSSSDLQIEFGDGGYDQLVVSGTAHLDGALSLIPIGYLAPGTHQFINAGALAGNFATVNNFSSSILQTSAASLNPSNFTLTRRSYASVSESQQQSLASAFDRARPTASGDMADTLNLMDLMDLTDIRQAADDFSPYFYNSVTTAILENIRTRSTFLQNKIRGDEADRQSPLWFSGYGGTTQYDKTITSNDFKTKYAGFMLGFDRQFASGFQLGAAGAFTDFSLKEKATTSKARGSVYDGYLYGSWSPQANDAFYLQSTLGIGLTDSKTNRNIPFLDRTATSDHDAIHYSAFLGGGYKQQIGNWSLEPRAGFEYINLDEDGCTEYGAGAASLAVNSKDSDALVSSLGVEISHTFDLNNGLLVPSFRADWFHNFSAEGEDTIATLQSGETFSVDGRTASENALELALGLRVLVSDKLHAYLEYQYTFADHQNGAHLLSTGLSYYF
- a CDS encoding PAS domain-containing protein, whose amino-acid sequence is MKTENKIISLAILMGLFICAGHVMVDYLLFNKGSFIEFLATDISKGEIFIRILVLVCFVLFGLVSSRLITKQKAAEQKLAASLYFQQQLLDRIPVPIFYKDEECIYVGCNKSYEDFMDMPRKEIIGKSVYDIAPANLANIYHKKDSDLINKPGTQIYEFEVKSKTHASNRQVILPQGNLRENRWTGYRPGRGNPGCY
- a CDS encoding 4Fe-4S binding protein; this encodes MHHTDSTHLIYFSPTNTSKSIGYSIAEELAGPAFHRHDLTFATAEEALPATALAIIVVPVYAGRIAPLARKRLEAIRGAGTPAVLVVVYGNRDFEDALLELQDLAQSQGFVPLAAAAFIGEHSYSTSNTPIGAGRPDEADLLAAKEFGREVAERLAHSGDSALQVPGNAEYRQGVGPVDYTPQVDSTLCNFCETCTSVCPAGIISAVEGKILFEAGDCIRCCACIKSCPTSAISFAVPALAELALKLHNNCRTRKEPRLFF
- a CDS encoding AMP-binding protein; amino-acid sequence: MDSVKIDGKIYDAESLTSLLKSEAFLDLPLWRQNIFTFLAAWWQSAESIEQYTSGSTGKAKPIQLAKRAMLASARRTCAFFHISEVSRLALCLSAEYIAGKMMLIRALVSGAELLTIAPEGNPHRKFSDDIDFVAMVPLQAENMLRDIGYTVRVKTVLLGGAEVSAPLRELILACPETEFYLGYGMTETCSHVALQKIGVDDIYRGLPGVEFACDERGCLVVEDGEVVGQALISNDMAALCAGGFRWLGRWDNIINSGGIKFSPEELESRIVHLLDYPFLLTSSPDSRLGRKIILVIESADIYYLSRSKQDLFRKKMCLMLAEVLDKYALPRQIIYVSQLVRTASGKVDRRFIYSL
- the menC gene encoding o-succinylbenzoate synthase, with amino-acid sequence MSGMELSYRRSDLIFKRPAGTSRGVLTSKPTWFVRLDIDGHGGQGEVSLIPGLSLDPEEQIGRELDLLARRLRAEEPIRLRQFLAERGGADFSDYRSVLTDIAGILDSWQVSTDGRFPALRFALEMALLDLLSGGRQEWFASDFTRGEKRIPVNGLIWMGEAAFMQEQIEAKLAEGYGCLKLKIGAIDFDKECALLAGIRESFSPQQLEIRVDANGAFSPANAPQRLKRLSQFHLHSIEQPIRQHQWSEMAALCANSPLAIALDEELIGLGAEQRSAMLDAIRPQYIILKPSLLGGFHYAGQWIELARERGIGFWITSALESNLGLAAIAQWTALYQPTMPQGLGTGQLYTNNLPSNLAVDGGLLGVS